The following DNA comes from Mucisphaera calidilacus.
GGCACCGTCGAAGGCGTCTCAAGAATCGGCGGGCCGCCCGTCGCCGTGGGCACATACCGAGCCACCGTGTCCTCGATCGTGAAGATCAGGTGCGGACGATCCGAAAACTCGGGCCGCAGACCCGGCGTGTACAACTGGCGATACAACGCATCGGCGTGATTCGCCAAAGCGTCCACCTGCTGCTCACGCGGGTAGTTCGGCCCGCGACTGCCCGAGTAGTCCAGCCCGTCCATCGCACCACCCAGGCCGTCCCACGCGATCACCTGCTCCGGATCAGGCACGCCGCCCGCGCCCGCCGTCGACTCGTCCATGTCGTGCGAGTACTCCTTGCCGAACACAAGGTCAGGCGTGATCACACCCGGACCCAACGCCGGATACGCACCGGGCGGCAAAGCGATCGGCGAATACGGGATCGTCGCCATCGCCGAACCACTCATCGCACTCAAGGCCAGTCCCGCTCCGATCAAACGCGCTGTCTGCAAACGATTCATCTCAAGGCTCCCTTCACAGCAATGAGACCAGTCTCCGTCACGCGAGTCGGCGGTCTCGTCCCGCTCGCGTCCAGCGACACGCCGTCGCTGTCAATGGATTACGCACCACGACCGCGCCGCCTGCGGACACGCAGACGACAAAACCTTCAATCCAGTCATGGAACGCAGAAACAGGAAAACCAGAATCGAGATTAACCGCGACCCCCGAACGCACAAAGAACGATCTGCACGCCGAAGGTATTAATGTCAAAATTGCTATATCAATACCAAAAGACAAAATGATATTACTCATGCCTTTTCAGATACACACAGCCCCGTGACAACGCTTTCAATGACACACATAAGCTATCGCCGACAGGCTAGCCAGAAACCCCCTCATCAACGTGAGAATTCAGTCAGAACGTCTCGCGGATGACCACCTCGTCCAGCGGCAACTGCCCGGGCTTTGGCCACGCCGGCTTCGCAGCCTTGCCGATCGGCAGCAGCATCCCGATCACATGATCCTCGGGCAGCTCGATGATCTCTGCCACACGCGCCGGATCAAAACCGATCATCGGGCACGAGTCATAACCCATCGCCTTCGCCGCCAGCATCAGCGTCATCGCGCCCAGGCCGCACGAACGCATCGCCTCGTCACGCTGTAGCTCAGCGTTCTCCGCGTAAAACGGCTTGATCATCGGCACCAGCATGTCGCGAGCCGCCTCCGGCGCGTTCCGCCAGTAACGCTCCGGCTCACGATCCCACGCACGAAGATCGGCACACACCACCACCAGAATCGACGCGTCCGTCACCTGCGCCTGATCCCACGCCGCCTCGCGGATCAAAGCACGACGCGCCTTGTCACGCACCACCACGAAACGCCAGTTCTGAATATTGAACGACGTCGGCGACTGCAACGCAGCCTCCATCAGCTTCCGCTCGTCATCGTCCGACATGTCCTGCGCCGGGTCATAATGCTTCACCGCACGACGCTGGTAAATCGCTTCAAACGTGTCCATCAATCAAGCTCCTTGCAATGGGAAGATTCACCTTAGGCCCCCACAACCTCAAAGTGCACCATCAACCGCAAAAAATCACGGCGCCGCGTTCGGATCAGCGGGCATCAGCGTCAAGGGCACCAACCCGTCCGCGTTCGCGATCAGCACGCGATCAACCCCGCCATCCCGACCGGGCAGCACATAGAACCCCGCGCCGTGGGTGCCTCCCTTCACCCAGTCCCGATACACCACCTCGCCCGTCTCAAAGTCATACACCGCCAGCAGACGCGTGCTCTCTGCATCCACAAGCGTCGCCTCCAGATCCGGGCTGTGACGCGCCAGATGGCCCGTCTCCAACGGGAAGTCGTAGTCCAGCAGCACGACCGCGTGCAGACCCCCCGCCGTCAGACGAGCAAAACGCACCGTGAAGTCCGGAACCTCCTTGCCCGCCGCCGCCAGGTCCGCCGACCACACCGGCTGAACCGCGTTGTTGAACCCCTGCACCTGCATCCGCAGCACGCTCCCATCCAGATCAAACTCGCCCGTCACCGCCGCCACCGCGATGCCACGATCCGGACTCGTGATCGCGAAATCCATCAACTCCGAATCCTCCGCCAGCTCCAGCCGAAGCGACCGAGCCTCCGTCTCGCCCTCCGGGTTATCCCCGATCACCACCACCTCGTTGCCCGCACCCACCACCGCCAGCATCCGCCCCGCGTTCGGGTGCTCGAACCAACTCCCGGGCATCGGAGCGTCCAGCCAAAGATCCTCATGAGCATGCACCGGGTCGCCCGTCAGCATCCGGCCCGCACCCACCGGCTCCAGGATCTTCACACGCGTCTGCACCGCCGACGTCGCCCGAGCCTCCGCCGCCTCAACCAGGGACTCGCCCGCGATCAACGCGTCCAGCTCACGCGCGTATGCAACCTCACTCCCCCGCCCGAACCCCACGTGCACCGACTGCACCACGCCCTCGCGATCAATAAACACCGTCTGCGGAATGCCCGACACCCGGTAGGAACGCCCCACACGACCCTCGGCATCCAGCACAAACGTGAACCCCAGACCCTTCTGCTCCACGAAACGCTTCACCGTCGCACGGTCCTCACGCAGGTTCACACCCACGATCGTTACGCCCTGCGCCTCGTAACGCTCGTGCAGCTTCTGCAACTCAGGCATCGCCACCACGCAAGGCGGACACCATGTCGCCCAGAAGTCCAGCACCACCACCCGACCCTTCAGGTCGCTCAGCCGCACCACGTCACCGTCCACCGACTTCAGCGTGAACCCCGGCGCCTTGCGCCCAAGTAGCAGGTGATCCTCCTGCTGCTGCGCCGCAGCCGGCGACAGCCCCAGCAACAACACCCCAGCGAAAACGACGCAGGTAATCAACACGGTCCGGCAGGTGGTCACGATCACGGTTGGACTCCCGGTGCGAGGAACGGAACAAGCCACATCCTACGCACTCCGCCTCGCGACGGGAATCCCCCACACATCCGAATCCATCAACCCGCCAGCATCGCCATCGCGTCCGACGTCTGCATCCCGTGCGCCTCCGCCACAGGCGCACACGTCAGCTTGCCGCCCGTGCAGTTGATCCCGTTCCACAACTCCACACGACGACCGCACGCACCCGCAACTCCCAGATCAGCCAGCAACAGCGTCCAGGGACGCGTCGCGTTCGACAACGCCTCCGTGCTCGTCCGGGCATACGCGCCCGGCATGTTCGCCACGCAGTAATGAACGATCCCCTCCTCCAGGTACACAGGGTCCTGGTGCGTCGTCGGACGCGTCGTCTCGCAGCACCCGCCCTGATCCACCGCGATATCCACCACCACGCTCCCGGGCTTCATCCGCTTGAGGTGCTCACGGCGAATCAGCTTCGGCGCCGCCGCGCCCGGCACCAGCACCGCACCGATCACCAGGTCCGTGTCAGGCAACAAACTGTTGATGTGCTCAGGCGTCGAGTAAAGCGTCCGAACCCCGGGCAACGCAATATCCAGATAACGCAGACGCTCCGTGCTCACGTCCAGAATCGTCACCTCCGCGCCCAGACCCAACGCGATCTTCGCCGCGTTCAACCCCGCCGTCCCGCCACCGATCACCATCACCTTCCCCGCAGGAACGCCCGGAACGCCCGGGATCAACACGCCCGAACCCTCGTGGTGCTTCGCCAGCATCGCCGACCCGTAAATCACCGACATCCGGCCCGCCACCTCGCTCATCGGCTCCAGCATCGGCAGCTTGCCGTTCACCGAAACCGTCTCGTACGCCACCGCCGTGCACCCCGTCCCCACCAGACGCTCCGTCAGCGTCTTGTCCGCCGCCAGGTGCAGATACGTGAACAACAGGTGCTCCGGCTTCAGCCGCTCGATCTCCACCGGCTGAGGTTCCTTCACCTTGATGATCATCTGCGTGTGATGAAACACCGCGTCCGCGTCCGGCAGAATCGAAGCCCCCGCCGCCTCGTAATCCTCGTCAAAAAAACCGCAGCCCGCGCCCGCATCACGCTCCACGAACACCTCGTGCCCGCGACGTATCAGCTCCGCCACCGTCATCGGCACCGTCGAAACACGATTCTCCTGCGGCTTGATCTCTCTGGGAATACCGATACGCATGGCAGGCCTCCTGAATTCGTGCGAAACTAGACGAAGCGTATCACCGCTGACACGCCTCAGCACCTTTCCACGCCCAGGACCGAACACCATGAACAACAAGCACGACGCCATCAGCCGACGCGACGTCTTCCGACTCGGACTCACCGCCTCCGCGACCCTCGGGCTCGCCTCGCTCGCTCACGCCCAGGACGCCGAGCCTCAACCTCAAGCCGACCCCGCCACGCAGGGCGCAGGCTTCTACCGATTCAACCTCGGCGAACTCGAAATCGCCGTCATCGCCGACGGAACCTTCCAGGCACCCGCCGCCACCTTCGCCGCCAACCAGACCGAGGAAACAGCCGCCGCCGAGGCACGCAAACACTTCGCAGACCCCGAAGCCATGACCTGCCACGTCAACGGGCTCATCGTCAGGTCAACCGACACCGTCACCCTCATCGACACCGGTTGCGGCGCCAACTTCGGACCAACCCTCGGCAAAACACCCGACAACCTCACACGCTTCGGCATCCGGCCCGAAGACGTCAGCACCGTCGTCTTCACGCACCTCCACATCGACCACTGCGGCGGGGTCGTCGGCGAACACGACGCCTCCCTCTACCCCAACGCCGAGTTTGTCACCACTCAGGCCGAACGCGACTTCTGGACACAGAACCCCGACCTCAGCAAGACAGGCATCCCCGCCAACACCCGCGACTACCTCATCAACATCGCGCAACAGGCCGCCACCAACACCGCCGACCGAACCCGCATCATCCAGCCCGGCAAGGAGATCGTCCCGGGCATCACCAGCGTCGACCTCCCCGGACACACCCCGGGACACATAGGCGTCATGCTCGACTCCCGAGGCGAAACGCTCTTCTTCGTCACCGACGCCATCCACAATGCCAAGATTCAGATGGCCAACCCCACCTGGCACGTCGCCTTCGACACCGACCCCGTCCAGGCCGCCAAGATGCGCCAACGCGCCCTCGACCGCGCCGCCGTCGAAAAACTCATGATCGCCGGGTCACACCTCCCCTTCCCCGCCGTCGGACACGTCCGGCCCCTCGGCGGCGGCTACGAGTGGGAACCCGTCGCCTGGGCCTGGAACTAACCAGCAAGCGGCCGCGCATCAAAAAAGCCCGGCCGTGAAGCCGGGCTTCGTCGATCAACCATCAGCGTCCCGTCATCAACGACGAGCGATCGCCAGAAGACCAAGACCCATCAGCGATGCCAGCGCGGGCTCGGGGACCACACCATCGGTCGAGAGCACCGCACGGAAATCAATGTCCGTGTGGAAAGCCTCGATCGTGTGGCTCGTGCCACGCGTCGAACCGTTGGTCCAGTACGCCTCGCCGCCGTCATAAGGCGACGAG
Coding sequences within:
- a CDS encoding nitroreductase family protein, whose amino-acid sequence is MDTFEAIYQRRAVKHYDPAQDMSDDDERKLMEAALQSPTSFNIQNWRFVVVRDKARRALIREAAWDQAQVTDASILVVVCADLRAWDREPERYWRNAPEAARDMLVPMIKPFYAENAELQRDEAMRSCGLGAMTLMLAAKAMGYDSCPMIGFDPARVAEIIELPEDHVIGMLLPIGKAAKPAWPKPGQLPLDEVVIRETF
- a CDS encoding MBL fold metallo-hydrolase, encoding MNNKHDAISRRDVFRLGLTASATLGLASLAHAQDAEPQPQADPATQGAGFYRFNLGELEIAVIADGTFQAPAATFAANQTEETAAAEARKHFADPEAMTCHVNGLIVRSTDTVTLIDTGCGANFGPTLGKTPDNLTRFGIRPEDVSTVVFTHLHIDHCGGVVGEHDASLYPNAEFVTTQAERDFWTQNPDLSKTGIPANTRDYLINIAQQAATNTADRTRIIQPGKEIVPGITSVDLPGHTPGHIGVMLDSRGETLFFVTDAIHNAKIQMANPTWHVAFDTDPVQAAKMRQRALDRAAVEKLMIAGSHLPFPAVGHVRPLGGGYEWEPVAWAWN
- the ald gene encoding alanine dehydrogenase, which translates into the protein MRIGIPREIKPQENRVSTVPMTVAELIRRGHEVFVERDAGAGCGFFDEDYEAAGASILPDADAVFHHTQMIIKVKEPQPVEIERLKPEHLLFTYLHLAADKTLTERLVGTGCTAVAYETVSVNGKLPMLEPMSEVAGRMSVIYGSAMLAKHHEGSGVLIPGVPGVPAGKVMVIGGGTAGLNAAKIALGLGAEVTILDVSTERLRYLDIALPGVRTLYSTPEHINSLLPDTDLVIGAVLVPGAAAPKLIRREHLKRMKPGSVVVDIAVDQGGCCETTRPTTHQDPVYLEEGIVHYCVANMPGAYARTSTEALSNATRPWTLLLADLGVAGACGRRVELWNGINCTGGKLTCAPVAEAHGMQTSDAMAMLAG
- a CDS encoding TlpA family protein disulfide reductase, which gives rise to MIVTTCRTVLITCVVFAGVLLLGLSPAAAQQQEDHLLLGRKAPGFTLKSVDGDVVRLSDLKGRVVVLDFWATWCPPCVVAMPELQKLHERYEAQGVTIVGVNLREDRATVKRFVEQKGLGFTFVLDAEGRVGRSYRVSGIPQTVFIDREGVVQSVHVGFGRGSEVAYARELDALIAGESLVEAAEARATSAVQTRVKILEPVGAGRMLTGDPVHAHEDLWLDAPMPGSWFEHPNAGRMLAVVGAGNEVVVIGDNPEGETEARSLRLELAEDSELMDFAITSPDRGIAVAAVTGEFDLDGSVLRMQVQGFNNAVQPVWSADLAAAGKEVPDFTVRFARLTAGGLHAVVLLDYDFPLETGHLARHSPDLEATLVDAESTRLLAVYDFETGEVVYRDWVKGGTHGAGFYVLPGRDGGVDRVLIANADGLVPLTLMPADPNAAP